The Clarias gariepinus isolate MV-2021 ecotype Netherlands chromosome 3, CGAR_prim_01v2, whole genome shotgun sequence DNA window ACCTGGCAACAAATCTGACTTTTTTCTTGTTCACTTCTTCATTTTCGGTACACCACGAAAAGGCTCCATAAATGAATCCAGAGAGAAACACAGTATGCAAGATGAGTGAAcataaaacactttattcaAATTGGTAATTCTATTTCAGCAACtactttattatatgttttcaagggacaatactatagaaataaaaattgaatgtAGAGGAGTCAATGTGCAGAACATTGGTATATTGCAAGTATAGCAGTACAGATTACctgtcctctaacaataactcaacatgcAGATGTCTAAAAAACTGGCATCAAAAATGAGTACACCTTAAttgaacatgtcaaaactgttTCTAATGTGTCACAGCCTTAATGCTTCTGGGCAAGAAATTCACTAGAGCTGCACATGCTGTTGCTGGGATCCTTTTCCActcctccataatgatatcacagagctgctggatgttagacacatGGCACTTTGCCACCTTCCGCCTGAAGATGCCTCACAGGTGCTCAATATGGGTTAGGTAGACATACTTATACTGTACTTGGCCACTGACAAACATGAACATAAGAAATAGGACATGTAactttgcatggttaaagatgGACAGCTTCtatcacttttgttgccagctattttggcaataatggctgtatgttAAGTTTATTTTCAGATGACAGTAAATCTATCCAGTTATGCAAGAGGCACATTGACTATtctaaaatatatccaagtttcatttctatagcATTGTCCTTTGAGAACATACACTTAAATGTTACCTGAAATTagaggggtgtacttacttttgtaaGTGGGTGCATGTATATAccattgtatgtatgtatgtatgtatgtatgtatcatTAATACTGATGATAATATTAtcctgtattattattgtttgttaaaGTAAAGGTTAGCTCGGTTTCATGTGAAGAGAAAAAAGTGGATCACATGGTTATGATTACTTTGAGTCTTAATTCAGAGGGCCACCAACTGGCAGCAGGAGGTTTCACTTTTAGAACTATCTAATATTTTGTAGATTACTTTCACCTGATTTGGttctaaattaattataattatgtcaAGACACAGCTGATAAAGGAATTTGTGTTAAAACTGTAAAGGAATTTGTGATACATTGGACTGTGTTGGCATGGCgtggatttaaaataaagacataataaaatataaaataatgttctCATGTCTGAGCAGTAAAATTTCTAatgtttcaaaatattttacctTGATTATGAAACATTACAATGGAATCAAATACTCTGAAAATGGAATTTCACAATGAAAGTCACAATGTGTTCTACAGGCaaaggaggtctagagagataGCACTGGGTGAGGTTGGCCTTTTTGTGGTGGCAGATATACAGCTTGTATTACTTGGTATGTTCCCATTGGGAAATAtcatatattgtaatatattgtttaaaatatatatataagatatgtaaatgcatatataccttaaaatatttaatatgaatgtatttcatattattaatttaattaaatatttaatatagttgttttcataaatatttaatgtatatgaaagatttaaatatatttcttgcAAAGTATATGAATTTACAAACATATATgacgttttaattttttttttatcatataagGACAAACATGAAGTTTTAgatatattttaatgaatgaCTTTTCtgcatatgtaaatatatttctaaaaatCTATTATGAAATATATTATTGATTCAGTTTAAGCTGTAATATGTTGCAATgttatgactgtgtgtgtgtgtctcttatCAGTTTTCCGTGTGCTCTTaccttaaagtataaaagtacaaaatacaCAAACCCCTCTCTCTCAAACAAATCCTCAATAAGGGCATAAGCCCCGAGAGGATCTCCAGCTCGCGTTAACAGTGGACCTCTGTTTATGtcgtgttttcagttttcttttgtttcctttttgttCATTAATCAATAACCCCTTGCTGTCTCCATATGGAAAGGTCTTCCTGTGCGTGTCATAAGCACACTCTCAAACTCCTGTCATTCACCCCCTTCTAAAGCCCTGCGTTAGGGCTCTTACATACCACACCACATAACAAAGGGaggtatattttaatattttaccccCAACAACAGCACTGAGATGTCAAACTACCCCAGATGAACTTAGGTCTCCACCATAAATTCTTACTATATTTGTGAGTCAAGGTGTCATACCACATTTccacattatattatacattattatataatgtttacAGGCAGGATTGATCTAGGCCCTCATGGTGTTTATGCCTGACCTTACCATCTGAACATTCCAGCATAAATCGATACTTCTCAGACCACgcaacatttttccaatcttctattCTTCAATTTTGGTGAGCCAATGTGATCTGTAGTCTCAGTTCTTTCTtattagctgacaggagtggcacctcatgttttttgttttgttttttttgctgctgtgacacatctgcttcaaggtttgaggtgttttaaaataaacaatacctTCTATATACAGTGGCCATATGTTTGTGGAGACCCGAGTATGATTGCCTTCTACATTGCTGCTACAAAGTTGGGATCTCACACTTCAAAGTTTGTCCTAGGGGCCTAAGATTGTGTGTAACTAGCCAGCTGTATATAGGTCAAGTTGTATACCAACTTAGAGtagcatttatttatgcattctACATTATATCaggttaaaataattgtaataattaattttttttctggcaccttatgacaatatttattttcatttgtttgcattaaaaatatGTAACATTAGAAAGATTCTTTTACAGCCATGctctttaaagtaaaaaaaaataataattggtattttaatataaaataaattttataccCTAATCAGCCTAAAACACTACTGTTggtgaatttgcatgttctttgcacattttttgtaaatgttaagaGCTTAAGGTAACAAGAACTTGAATTTTGCAAAATTATTGACAGAACAAACAATTTTGCACAGTCAGAAAAAGAGTCAGTGATCAGTCTAACAGTATCTAGCATGGTATACAAAGTTTAAGTGTAAGTATGGAGAAAAAATATAGATAGATACAAGTGACAGCAAATTTGGCTCCTGATAGTGTActtttataacaaataaaacaaggatTCCACTTTTATTCATCTAAAAttagaaatgaaattaatttgaaaataagctgactaattaaaatgcaaatccttagtctttaagttttttttttttttttttttttttttaaacaaaattggtTACAAAATGTGTTTCCACAGTTAGAATCAGATATTTACAACAGTATAATGTCTTCAGATGTTATAAGTCCACTGCTGGGTTTCACTGTGCTTTCGGATTTCATAGATTTTGGTACCAaggataaaatatttttcaaaatagGAAGGCTGATCTATCAAGAACCATAGGTGATATATTGCTAGAATGGAGAGTGACATTTCGGGCTTGGACTATTTCTCAACAAACCTATTTGATAATTGTATTGACGAATAAGgtttatattacaaataaaatatcgagaaaaaaacctttttatttactctAATGGTTAGAGtctgaaaataaacaaacttgcTAAAGTATCTATGTAAAATCTAAACATTTctgatcatacagtataaatcggTATTTAGTAGTATGTTTGTTAAGAGTTAAGGTAAGATACCACATAagtatttaatactgtatatattgcatAGATATAAACATGGCCTGTCTTAGTTATTTAAACGTCTTAAAGGTATAAAGAATCGGAACACAACAAATTCTATTGGTTATTTTATGTTGAAATTTATTTGCATTCACATGTACAGGGTCAGATTTAACACGGAAATAATTTGTTCGTTTCATATTCAGCATTTAATGGTACTGTTTTCCCAGTGCGGAGACTCCGACAGCCAGGAACTTCTGCAGAGCTGCCTGCACTTCAGCTGTGAAGCCAGCACCCAGGGTCGAGGCAACTACAATGGTGATGCAGTCAGCCAGCAGCTAGAGGAGGAAACAGGGGAAACACAATGAACACAAGTTCAGGTAGAAAACAGATGATTCGTGTTGATCTAGTGTAAAGCTGCCAGAggaatagaataaataaaaaaaatttaaatgtcagTTAGGTTATAAATAAGACTTATGTCAAATTAAGACGCACCCTGAAGTTATCGGGATCCACATGCAGTTTTTCAGAGTGCAGCACACTCAGTTCAGCGTAAGTGCCCTTAATGTTGTCCAGGTTCTTCACAGCTTTCTCCAGACCACGCATTACAGTCAAGCCGTGGGCAGCAACATTGGGATTTCCTGCGATGGCAGCGGCGTTATACAGGTTTCCAAATTTACTGAAATACCTCTGGGTCCATGGGTACACGACCAGACATCTGAGAAGCGttgaaaagaataaatacaattttattaaatattctcAAGACATTTacctgattatttattttggtcTAGTTATAGATATTTATGCATGAATGTACCTTGTCAGTGCCTGGAGACCAGCAGACTCGTAATCGATCTTGGAAAAGATGTCCTGGATGGTAGTACGCTCGAAATCTGTCCACGCAACCATGTTGACTTCTGGGGTTTCAGAATGTTTTGCTGAAGTCTAAGTCGTgtcatttctgtctttttatgCCACTTATATATGCCTCTGACCCTGCCTTCCCGGACCCGGCCACAATGGGTGTGTTCAGTCTCACAGTCTGAATGGTTCTGATTAGATGTGAACAGatcattttatcttttaaataagTGTGTTGTCATGATGACTGGTCCTGCTTTTAGATTGTTTGGTAGTAACTAGTCATTATTATTCTTCCTCGTATTCTTCcccttattcttattattagtgTTACAATTTGgtcaatctttttaaaaaaataaaataaaaaaaaaacattagctaaCATAACTTGTGTACAATAACCGAAATCATAGAAAGACTATTTTTTGAGGTTGCACTCATGAAAAATCTGTTgataatgtatttaaacaaaaatggcaGCATGTTCTTGGCAGCCTACTCAAGATctcaagtttaataaaaaaaacagatatgacCTATTGTATTAAACTGATAAATAATTGATTTTCCACTTTTACTGCAGAGTTTGGGTTGTGGAAAAAcaaagaatgtaaaatattaataataataataataataataataataataacattattatttttctgtgcaattaaataaaattaatctgtatacatatatacaaacaGTGCTCAGTGAATTTACCTCAGAAAATGAGTAGGGCTACAGTGAAATAAacgaacaaataataataagaagaagaagaaaaagatgaagaCATTACTGAAAAATAGGACAAAACATGTCCAGTACATAACAGACtcacaaataattaattttaaatatgatcagatttatgagcTAAATTAACTCACAACAGTAGTTTTTCAAATActtaaaatgttgtttattttatttaataaagtgcCCCTCCTAAATTTAATAAAGTCCTTGTCCAGAAAAAGGGTTCAAATTTTCAAATAGCttaaaaaactgatttaaatatatttaaaaaatgacttattgtgtgctaaataaaataagtacatattaattaattaattaattaattaatgactgTTACAAATTCATTCATGAAAATTTGacttttttggatttttgtCAACACTATCAGACATTTCTAAAAATTGAATAAAGTTAAGCAATCTTAACGTTGCAAAAAAGTTAGTCAACCGAAACTTCAAGGATTTTTTATTGTTCTCTATCCTGTTCAACAGCTTACGttcttaaatgttaaaaaattgtaaaacgttttttttaaagatctgaCATAAATATTGCTGTGTTcataacaataaaatgtaaacactatatttcttaaaaattatatttaatttgaataataaaaaaaaaaacaatgaattttaagcacaataaatatgTATCtagcagatgctggaaaaacaaACTGGGTCCCACATATAGTTCAGGAGTTAGCTAGCATAGTCCAGttcaattcaactttatttgtcacaaagcagctttgcagaatttaaaagaaaattatggaaatttgtataaaatgtgtaaaaaaaaaaaaaaaaaaaagtgtatgaaaCAAAGTTATTAGATTCTCCCAGATGAGCAAGCTAAGGGATGACAATGGCAAGAAAAACTCACTCAGATGGAAATAAGAAGAAACCATGAGAGGACAGGTCCAGAGCGTGTCTAGATCAATGGCAACTCAGGAGCAACAGGTGTAGCTCaacagggagagagaaagggaagagaagttaggtatggtcacagtaacaaagtataaggtgaatgtataatgtaaacGCCATCAGGAAATTCATCTATGGTGGTACCTTATTGTGTAACAGTGtttacaaatacataaaaattatatttaatttcactacttaaaacacttttaacattttatgcagtaaaaaagtgtttttgttaAGTCCAAGGTAATATTAAtctattgttttcttttaaagcataatttattattaaaatgtacagttttttttccagtagTGCACAATCTGCTTATGTTTACGACTGATGTTTATTTGTAACTTATTAGAGACCCTGAACAGGGGAAGGTATTCCTGAAAAGTGAGAGGGAAAGATTGAATAACAGGGCAAAAGAAGGCAAAATGAAAAACGTAAATGatctgaatgaaagaaaaaagaggaataaaagaagGGATTGGAAACATTGGGAGGCCTGTGGCAACTCGACACCCCTCCAGTATTTTATGCTGTGGAATGTATTAAATGTTACAACCACTATTTAAGTAAgccttttttaaagtaaaaaaaaaaaagtaaaaaaaaatagttttggtcTGTatgtattattagtagtagtagtagtaaattGTTCCCAGAATTAAATTTCTATTGAAatagtacatttttaaaaattaaggaACAGTTTATAACTATGATTACTACTTTACTGTTTTTAGGAAAAATAGCGAGAATGGACTTTTTCAAAACTTAAAGTACAGTACGCCATTTTTAATCCTAATTGAATTCTAAAAAAGGATTGGattggattttaaaataattatataacgGGCAAAAAAAGACACTAGGTTATTAGACAAAATCtatgtttttaagaaaataagtaaaatttaaatacattttttaatgtgtgACGATGTTGACAAAAACCTTGCAATGGATTAAAGAGGTTGTTGTTTGTAGAAAAATTGTATAACtgggagttgtttttttttgtttttttttaaacatggttaaaaatatttgttttttaactaaaaaCTGACTTTCAGGTAATTGGATTATCCTTaatttaaagcaattttttaGCACagttaaacaattttaaatagcCTGTTTCAGGTAAAATGACCAAAATGACAGGGCAATTTATCAGGTTGTTTCTATCTGGCATGAACATTATCTATAACAAGCAGCAGAAGCCTTGTCTAATCTTGTTATATGTAACATAAGTCCTACTTGCTACGTTGTTGAGGTGGGTCGGGGGTGTGCCCGGTCTGAGTCTTTGTATAAAAGGCTAATTGGTTTTTGAGGCAGTTCACAGAAGGCTTCTCCAAAACCACTCTGTAACCATGAGTCTCTCTGCTAAGGATAAAGATGCCATCAAGGCCTTCTGGGCTAAGATCGCCCCAAAGGCTGAAGAAATCGGTAGTGAAGCTCTGTACAGGTAGGTGCCTGAGTAACtctttttctttagtatttATTTAGATTCTTTCCCAGTACCGAGGGCTAACTTTATGCAACGTGTCTACGCAGGATGCTGACTGTTTACCCCCAGACCAAGATCTATTTTTCCCATTGGAACGACTTAAGCTACGGCTCTGAGCAAGTAAGAAAGCATGGAAAGGTTATTATGTCTGGAGTGGGAGAGGCTGTGAGCAAAATCGATGACCTGACCAGTGGGTTGGTCAGCCTGAGCAAGCTGCATGCTTACCAACTGCGTGTTGACCCGGCCAACTTTAaggcaaatacattttaatcccACCCCAATTTtctcttaaatatttaaatcttgTTTTTCATGCTTGTTAATTACTGGTGTTCTTTCACTTTACGTTGTAGATCCTGTCCCACTGTTTGCTTGTGGTTCTGGCCATGCTGTTCCCCGCTGACTTCACTCCTGAGATACATGTGGCTATGGATAAGTTTCTCGTTGCCTTGTCCCTGGCTCTCTCCGAGAAGTACAGATAAGACGCTCTGCAAGCAACAGAACTGAGACACCTACATGCACAATATGTCTTTTTCTGATAGTAAATGTACatgtttaaactaaataaaagccAAAATGATTGTTGGCAGGTTAGAGAAAATATCACTGTATTCTGTGTCTTCTTTGAATtttcataaataattattattgtattcaTATCATGCCTGTGGGTAATAGTAGTAGTGGATGGGAAAGTCAACGAATGCTATACAGATATTGTACACAAATCCCACACTCCCAACTAACACGGCAAAAGTGAATTTACAAAAGTGAAGattgtttaataaaatctaATGTTCAAAACACACCATGGTTtagatttataataaaacttgaCCAACTAGTGGCAAAAATCAACCCAAAAATTTGCTTTCAGTTGGTCGCAATTTAATACAGCAAATttgaactgttttattttattggctTAAAACATTATCTGGTCATTTTTTATAGTAACACGTAAAACAATCACGCGAGGTTTTCTTCtacatatatgtgtgtacaGAAATATAATTCCAAGATGGATTAATGTTATGATAAAGAGATCTGGAAACTAATCTGGGCTgtgtttcccaaaagcatcgtaAGCCTAAGAAGTTTGTAAAAATGATCGTACGACCGGTCTTAATATCTTTATATCTTTTATGTTTTAGGGAAACATTACAATGTTTCCCAAAAACAttgtaatatgtttttttaagtagCACATGAAGATCTTCGTAGATCTACAGTACAAGTGCTCTGGAGTAATCGTAAAGCCTTAAGTGCATCGTAAGGAGACAGAATTATGAGGGCACCTGCTGGACAACCGGCAAATTGCACCTAAAATTTACTTCTCTTCAaagtcatttttcattttatttgtacgtatatttttattcatttctatttTCTACTCATTACACAAttcaatatagaaataaaaatgaataaataaataaaataaaatgacataataaatatatttttatatatggaCATTCCGAGTGTATATAGTACAAATGTtgtaattaatagaaaatatttaatgtgctttaaagatgacacaaataaaatgtatttttatgtattgaaCATGTTTTGGTTGAGCATCATGAAGTCTCATCTCGACTACATTCTCCTCCTCCAACTCTTTATCTTCCTCCCTGATGTCCAAGGGAATTCTTGCCCTCACTGCAATGTTGTGCAACATAGCTGTTACTGTTATTACAGCACAGCACTTTTGTGGCACAAAGAGAGCTCCACTTCctctaaaataatattaatttcttctttttgaaaaatgtactttctttgtttttttatttcagccatTTTGCTAATGTCTCCACCCCTAGGTAtgtgcttatttaaaatgttctcCTATTAGCAAATGCACTTTAGGTTAAGATAATTAGgctaaacttttaaaaaataaatgtaaaagcttatttatttacttgtttatttattttgatgtaaGATAAGCAATTGCTGATAAAGAAATTGATAAATAATTCTGCATAAATAATTAAGGTTTCATATAAATATCGAAAATGATGCTGTTAGAACTGTTAGAATTTGTTTATGCGAGATTGGAGCAAGACAGTGTTTTTACAGAACGACATTTCcagttaatttatgtttttaaacttgCTCAAGAAGAAATTACAGGACTTTTTATTCGAGTTGAATATACATTCACACAAGTAGAAGAAACGGAAGTCAAAACTTCAATCCATCAAGATCAGTCGTACGATCATTTCCGGTTTTCGGTTTCCCGAAAGCTTCATAttgctaagtagttcttaagttctTAACCGTTCTCTTAATGTTTGGGGCAATTCCCGAAACGTTTGTACCCTAAGTACAGTATAATCCGGTCTGGGCTGCGTTTCCCGATAACGATTGGTCTTAGCGCTTAAGATCGTTTTCTACAAGTCATTTTGCGAACGTTCGTTATTGTTTCACTTACGTTTTCCAAAAATGCACTTAACACAATTGCACGTAGCCCTGCTTCAAGTGCTACTTAGGAGTCGCTATCTGTTGGTCATGTGCTGAAATGTCACGCTGTAGAATGGCTCGACATTGTTGCACATGCTGTTATAGCAATCCATCTAAGTTTTGATTTCTGTTTCTTATTCTACTTGTGTGAATGTATATTCAACTCGAATAACATAAAAAGTCCTGTAATTTTTTCTTGAGcaagtttaaaaacataaattaactgGAAATGTCGTTCtgtaaaaaaagtttctttctCCAATCtcgcataaaacatatttttacagTCCTTGTCGGAAATGACATCAGAATAATTTTCGATATTTATATGAAACCTTAATTATTTAGGtagaattattaattttttttatcaacaattGCTTATCtcacatcaaaataaataaataaataaaataaataagctcttacatttgtttttaaaagtttatccTAATTATCTTCACCTGATGTGCATTTGCTAataggagaaaaaaattaattaaggaCATACCTAGGGGTGGAGACACTAGCACAATGActgaaaccaaaaaacaaagaatttttttttttttaaagaggaaattttttttttaaagaggaaattaatattattttagagGAGGTGGAGCTACAAAAATGTTGCACATTATTGCAGTAAGGGCAAGAGTGCCCTTGGACATCAGGGAGGAAGATGAAGAGGTGGAGGAAGAGAATGAAGTTGAGATGAGACTTCATGATGATCAACCAAGACTAACATGTTAATAAATGGATGGGTTTCGTGCCCGCCAGCAAGTCattgacacatttttttttgagttCCTCCTTTATTTGTGTCATCTTTAAAgcacattaaatattttcttttagatACAACATATGTTCTACCCTCGTacgtacaaataaaatgaaaaatgacttTAAAGAGAAGTAAATTTTAAGTGCAATTTGCCGGTTGTCCAGCAGGTGCCCTCATAAGGCTTTTAAATTAAGGCTTTACGATTACTCCAGACAGAGCACTCGTAGATCTACTGTACGACGATTTTTTTGTGTAACGGACCTTAATATTAAGATCAGCCGTATAATAATTTTCACGAACTTCTTAGGCTTACGATTCTTTGGGGAAACGCAGccctggaccaaccttaactcactcttagcgtagtttcagctcaagacactagtcgccgccactgagcagcagtctttataaattagcgtataaaatatactaatatatatactaataattaataatatatattccatcattaatataaaatatattaatgatggaatatactgtaggcctgtttaagcatttaattttatttgatttcagaATTGATAAAgggacttttaattagcctattttataatgtgactaatgcattaaaattggcaatcactaatttaatattgaacaggtggcaaacaatttggcacTAAGTGGCTAAGATTGCATGAAGGGGTAATCATGTTTCAAAAAGTTTCACATTCCAAGACAACAGATTATGGAACTTCTTGACCTGCTCGGACCTGcgcttgccaggccaacgcgtCGTTCTTACGCTTTACGTCCtgatgtccagctgcttgcaGCGCTAAGATTTTATGCTACCGGGAGCTTCATGGAGGTCGTGGGAGAAGGTTACAGCAAAGTCTCTGTGTGGAGGTGCGTCCTCACTGTTACCAACGCCCTTCTGCGCCATGCTGGGGATTGAATCTGATTGCCAGAAACACGCCAGGAGGTGCACCAGGGCTGCCATGCCATTGCTGGCATTCCTAGAGTCCTAGGCTTAGTGGATGGAACACTAATCCCAATCTCCACTCCATCAGTCCATACATGTTGCGAAAGGGATACGCGGCAATAAACGTCCAGGTAGTGGTGTACCACAGGGGTCTAATCAATGACCTGGTGGGGAAGTGGCCTGGCAGCACCCATGACAGTTTTGTTTGGGCCAATTTTGCTGTGGGTGAGCAAGCAAAAAGAGGTAAATTTAGTCAGAGCATGTTCCTCGGGGACAGTGGATACCCTCTCAGAATGTACCTCTTCACACCAGTATCCAACCCACAGTCTCTGACTAAAAGAGCCCTTAATGTTGCACACATTCGCACTGCACACACTGCACAAGTCCGCAGGAGGATTGAGCATGAAGCCTCACAGGTGTTGCGCAGTTACGGTGGCAACAGCCATGCTCCATAACATGGATCTGTGTGGAAATGCACCTTTACATAAggatgaagaggaggagaaggaggaggcaAATGAGGAGGAAGATGCAGAGGTGGACGTTGAGGTCTTCAATCCTCCACAGAGGGCTGCACTGCATGCTGCCGGGGTTGAGGCAGGGCAGCAGCTGAatgaaattgtttttgtttcaaatatgttttttttttttctttttagccaTCATCCATGACTGGATGGCCTTTTTTTGACAcattattttatgatgaaatttgatttagttaaataagaaaataaacttgggagtttcaaACCTTGCATATATTCATGCTTAGAACCTttactctgtcatctcatcgtattcattACATTTGTGCtctatacaaccccaaccactgacatgcttcttctAAAGTTGTATAGGCCTAAACATTAGAATATCTTTGACAAAAGTTAACTGGATGTCCAAGTTAAAAAGTCGTATTGCTGATTATTCTTGATTTATCTAATGGTTAGTAAACTCAGGTTGCAAATTTGGAAGACAACTTCTCTCGCCGCTGCTCTGCCTCAAGCACAGCAAACCTTTTTCAAACACTCATCCGCTCCATCTCAGACTAATGTCGGTACTCTGCTACTACAAATgagtctttaaaaataaatgtcctagataaacattctttaatttttacattcaattcaatttaattcaattcaattcaattcaattcaattttatttgtatagtgcttttagcaattttcattgccgcaaagcagctttacacagtcaaaagaattatttaagtttgtatgaaatgtgaatttgtatgaattaaaatggtcagtttgtccctggtgagcaagccgagggcgacagtggcaaggaaaaactccctgagatggtaataggaagaaaccttgagaggaaccagactcaacagggaacccatc harbors:
- the LOC128518854 gene encoding hemoglobin subunit beta-like, with product MVAWTDFERTTIQDIFSKIDYESAGLQALTRCLVVYPWTQRYFSKFGNLYNAAAIAGNPNVAAHGLTVMRGLEKAVKNLDNIKGTYAELSVLHSEKLHVDPDNFRLLADCITIVVASTLGAGFTAEVQAALQKFLAVGVSALGKQYH
- the LOC128518859 gene encoding hemoglobin subunit alpha-like, which produces MSLSAKDKDAIKAFWAKIAPKAEEIGSEALYRMLTVYPQTKIYFSHWNDLSYGSEQVRKHGKVIMSGVGEAVSKIDDLTSGLVSLSKLHAYQLRVDPANFKILSHCLLVVLAMLFPADFTPEIHVAMDKFLVALSLALSEKYR